In the Oreochromis aureus strain Israel breed Guangdong linkage group 14, ZZ_aureus, whole genome shotgun sequence genome, one interval contains:
- the LOC120443637 gene encoding uncharacterized protein LOC120443637 isoform X2: MREYLKVNETSKLNTFSLKRTDMGNIKVGLTPANQSEGITEPEGRPLRRSSVSSLVTSAVKFLDVEAVAKAGCTNQTTLDVSAVVYKGMEIEEELTSLLPAIDREKIICIVEHLMDVIGVQQKSDLLFVEAEDLKPFLTPIQIRKLLLAFKDGNRPENLNDTITLEPCPAASAETSSHPPHPSSSTSTTMYNHYSSSWVSHLQIPWERFPLRLSHAITRGDRAHPEDRRSMVRIVVEAMQVHCRNPKRASCEEVAKIIVNRYPQTFADFTDKEKRLGCGHYSLLRSIKSRVEHVNRDNTTHRLRQTKRTRNEEDCSPNSNATSPKKVRCLVDSYGCINWQPVDLPEGETPASLEEKKHILLTIFNSEGPGAVERPDVDDFMCLTYISQRQLINSCPSLSVAEIQEQWPFLFTRKGLSNHFHKLTGIDISERLGQALITKGRRIINYFSSQKLKWNLGIRTLIQQIESEGVLTNNKVGTAAILLMMKYYKEDEDSLFVLADETSTRMSLEAESNLPITPRLIMLGQSLMTTTCWMVSAEGRVIVELDKENTFADAMSVFFGSFYVLNLEYQESACATLELIQRFFVRINPEEGTKCTSKVGTSRKTGTTVKRKVVHINPHVTTFLQRLTEFEWKTSN; this comes from the exons ATGCGGGAGTATCTCAAAGTAAATGAAACATCTAAACTTAACACTTTTTCCCTAAAACGGACTGACATGGGAAACATTAAAGTTGGATTGACACCAGCTAATCAGTCTGAAG GAATCACAGAACCAGAAGGGAGACCACTGAGGAGGAGTTCTGTAAGTTCACTGGTGACCTCAGCTGTCAAGTTCCTGGATGTGG AAGCTGTGGCAAAAGCCGGCTGCACTAATCAGACCACTTTGGATGTGTCAGCAGTTGTCTACAAAG GGATGGAGATTGAAGAGGAACTCACAAGCCTCCTGCCGGCAAtagacagagagaaaataatCTGCATTGTAGAACATCTGATGGACGTTATCGGCGTACAACAAAAAAGTGACCTTTTGTTTGTGGAGGCGGAAGATCTCAAACCCTTTCTCACACCAATTCAAATACGTAAACTACTTCTTGCATTTAAAG atggcAACAGACCAGAGAACCTGAATGACACCATTACTCTGGAGCCATGCCCTGCTGCATCAGCTGAAACATCAAGCCATCCAcctcacccctcctcctccacgTCCACCACTATGTACAACCATTACTCCAGCTCTTGGGTCTCACACTTACAGATTCCTTGGGAAAGATTTCCACTCCGACTGTCGCATGCAATCACAAGAGGAGACAGAGCTCATCCAGAGGACAGGAGAAGTATGGTCAGAATTGTTGTGGAGGCCATGCAAGTTCACTGCAGGAACCCTAAACGTGCATCTTGTGAAGAAGTTGCTAAAATCATTGTAAACAGATACCCTCAGACATTTGCAGATTTTACTGACAAGGAGAAAAGACTGGGTTGTGGACATTATTCACTACTAAGAAGCATCAAATCTAGAGTTGAACATGTTAATCGAGATAATACAACACATAGACTTCGTCAAACAAAGAGAACCAGGAATGAGGAAGACTGCAGTCCCAACAGTAATGCAACCTCACCTAAAAAAGTTAGATGCCTTGTTGATAGCTATGGTTGTATAAATTGGCAGCCAGTTGACCTTCCTGAGGGGGAAACGCCAGCTTCTTTAGAGGAAAAGAAGCACATCTTGTTAACAATTTTTAATTCAGAAGGACCTGGAGCTGTGGAGAGACCTGATGTGGATGACTTCATGTGCCTCACATATATTTCTCAGCGGCAACTTATCAACAGTTGTCCCTCACTTTCAGTAGCTGAAATTCAGGAGCAGTGGCCATTCTTATTTACTCGGAAAGGTCTTTCGAACCACTTTCACAAACTCACAGGCATCGATATCAGTGAGCGCTTAGGTCAGGCCCTCATAACCAAAGGCAGAAGGATTATTAACTATTTCTCCAGCCAGAAGCTCAAATGGAACCTTGGTATAAGGACACTCATCCAGCAGATAGAAAGTGAGGGAGTTTTGACCAACAACAAGGTTGGCACAGCAGCCATACTTCTCATGATGAAGTATTACAAGGAAGATGAAGACTCCCTCTTTGTCTTAGCAGAT GAAACATCTACCAGGATGTCCCTTGAAGCAGAGAGCAACCTGCCAATCACTCCAAGGCTGATTATGCTTG GACAAAGTTTAATGACCACCACCTGCTGGATGGTGAGTGCAGAGGGACGTGTAATTGTTGAGCTGGACAAAGAGAACACCTTTGCTGATGCGATGTCAGTCTTCTTTGGTTCATTCTATGTATTGAACCTGGAATACCAGGAGTCAGCGTGTGCAACATTGGAACTAATTCAGAG GTTTTTTGTAAGGATAAACCCTGAAGAGGGAACAAAATGTACCTCCAAGGTTGGGACAAGCAGAAAGACTGGGACCACTGTGAAGCGAAAGGTTGTTCACATTAACCCTCATGTCACAACTTTCCTCCAGCGGCTTACTGAATTTGAGTGGAAAACTTCAAATTAG
- the LOC120443637 gene encoding uncharacterized protein LOC120443637 isoform X1, which translates to MREYLKVNETSKLNTFSLKRTDMGNIKVGLTPANQSEGITEPEGRPLRRSSVSSLVTSAVKFLDVVQIIGEASDYNHHLYNAVIQEAVAKAGCTNQTTLDVSAVVYKGMEIEEELTSLLPAIDREKIICIVEHLMDVIGVQQKSDLLFVEAEDLKPFLTPIQIRKLLLAFKDGNRPENLNDTITLEPCPAASAETSSHPPHPSSSTSTTMYNHYSSSWVSHLQIPWERFPLRLSHAITRGDRAHPEDRRSMVRIVVEAMQVHCRNPKRASCEEVAKIIVNRYPQTFADFTDKEKRLGCGHYSLLRSIKSRVEHVNRDNTTHRLRQTKRTRNEEDCSPNSNATSPKKVRCLVDSYGCINWQPVDLPEGETPASLEEKKHILLTIFNSEGPGAVERPDVDDFMCLTYISQRQLINSCPSLSVAEIQEQWPFLFTRKGLSNHFHKLTGIDISERLGQALITKGRRIINYFSSQKLKWNLGIRTLIQQIESEGVLTNNKVGTAAILLMMKYYKEDEDSLFVLADETSTRMSLEAESNLPITPRLIMLGQSLMTTTCWMVSAEGRVIVELDKENTFADAMSVFFGSFYVLNLEYQESACATLELIQRFFVRINPEEGTKCTSKVGTSRKTGTTVKRKVVHINPHVTTFLQRLTEFEWKTSN; encoded by the exons ATGCGGGAGTATCTCAAAGTAAATGAAACATCTAAACTTAACACTTTTTCCCTAAAACGGACTGACATGGGAAACATTAAAGTTGGATTGACACCAGCTAATCAGTCTGAAG GAATCACAGAACCAGAAGGGAGACCACTGAGGAGGAGTTCTGTAAGTTCACTGGTGACCTCAGCTGTCAAGTTCCTGGATGTGG TTCAAATCATTGGAGAAGCAAGTGATTATAATCATCATCTTTACAACGCTGTCATTCAAGAAGCTGTGGCAAAAGCCGGCTGCACTAATCAGACCACTTTGGATGTGTCAGCAGTTGTCTACAAAG GGATGGAGATTGAAGAGGAACTCACAAGCCTCCTGCCGGCAAtagacagagagaaaataatCTGCATTGTAGAACATCTGATGGACGTTATCGGCGTACAACAAAAAAGTGACCTTTTGTTTGTGGAGGCGGAAGATCTCAAACCCTTTCTCACACCAATTCAAATACGTAAACTACTTCTTGCATTTAAAG atggcAACAGACCAGAGAACCTGAATGACACCATTACTCTGGAGCCATGCCCTGCTGCATCAGCTGAAACATCAAGCCATCCAcctcacccctcctcctccacgTCCACCACTATGTACAACCATTACTCCAGCTCTTGGGTCTCACACTTACAGATTCCTTGGGAAAGATTTCCACTCCGACTGTCGCATGCAATCACAAGAGGAGACAGAGCTCATCCAGAGGACAGGAGAAGTATGGTCAGAATTGTTGTGGAGGCCATGCAAGTTCACTGCAGGAACCCTAAACGTGCATCTTGTGAAGAAGTTGCTAAAATCATTGTAAACAGATACCCTCAGACATTTGCAGATTTTACTGACAAGGAGAAAAGACTGGGTTGTGGACATTATTCACTACTAAGAAGCATCAAATCTAGAGTTGAACATGTTAATCGAGATAATACAACACATAGACTTCGTCAAACAAAGAGAACCAGGAATGAGGAAGACTGCAGTCCCAACAGTAATGCAACCTCACCTAAAAAAGTTAGATGCCTTGTTGATAGCTATGGTTGTATAAATTGGCAGCCAGTTGACCTTCCTGAGGGGGAAACGCCAGCTTCTTTAGAGGAAAAGAAGCACATCTTGTTAACAATTTTTAATTCAGAAGGACCTGGAGCTGTGGAGAGACCTGATGTGGATGACTTCATGTGCCTCACATATATTTCTCAGCGGCAACTTATCAACAGTTGTCCCTCACTTTCAGTAGCTGAAATTCAGGAGCAGTGGCCATTCTTATTTACTCGGAAAGGTCTTTCGAACCACTTTCACAAACTCACAGGCATCGATATCAGTGAGCGCTTAGGTCAGGCCCTCATAACCAAAGGCAGAAGGATTATTAACTATTTCTCCAGCCAGAAGCTCAAATGGAACCTTGGTATAAGGACACTCATCCAGCAGATAGAAAGTGAGGGAGTTTTGACCAACAACAAGGTTGGCACAGCAGCCATACTTCTCATGATGAAGTATTACAAGGAAGATGAAGACTCCCTCTTTGTCTTAGCAGAT GAAACATCTACCAGGATGTCCCTTGAAGCAGAGAGCAACCTGCCAATCACTCCAAGGCTGATTATGCTTG GACAAAGTTTAATGACCACCACCTGCTGGATGGTGAGTGCAGAGGGACGTGTAATTGTTGAGCTGGACAAAGAGAACACCTTTGCTGATGCGATGTCAGTCTTCTTTGGTTCATTCTATGTATTGAACCTGGAATACCAGGAGTCAGCGTGTGCAACATTGGAACTAATTCAGAG GTTTTTTGTAAGGATAAACCCTGAAGAGGGAACAAAATGTACCTCCAAGGTTGGGACAAGCAGAAAGACTGGGACCACTGTGAAGCGAAAGGTTGTTCACATTAACCCTCATGTCACAACTTTCCTCCAGCGGCTTACTGAATTTGAGTGGAAAACTTCAAATTAG
- the LOC120443637 gene encoding uncharacterized protein LOC120443637 isoform X5, producing the protein MREYLKVNETSKLNTFSLKRTDMGNIKVGLTPANQSEGITEPEGRPLRRSSVSSLVTSAVKFLDVDGNRPENLNDTITLEPCPAASAETSSHPPHPSSSTSTTMYNHYSSSWVSHLQIPWERFPLRLSHAITRGDRAHPEDRRSMVRIVVEAMQVHCRNPKRASCEEVAKIIVNRYPQTFADFTDKEKRLGCGHYSLLRSIKSRVEHVNRDNTTHRLRQTKRTRNEEDCSPNSNATSPKKVRCLVDSYGCINWQPVDLPEGETPASLEEKKHILLTIFNSEGPGAVERPDVDDFMCLTYISQRQLINSCPSLSVAEIQEQWPFLFTRKGLSNHFHKLTGIDISERLGQALITKGRRIINYFSSQKLKWNLGIRTLIQQIESEGVLTNNKVGTAAILLMMKYYKEDEDSLFVLADETSTRMSLEAESNLPITPRLIMLGQSLMTTTCWMVSAEGRVIVELDKENTFADAMSVFFGSFYVLNLEYQESACATLELIQRFFVRINPEEGTKCTSKVGTSRKTGTTVKRKVVHINPHVTTFLQRLTEFEWKTSN; encoded by the exons ATGCGGGAGTATCTCAAAGTAAATGAAACATCTAAACTTAACACTTTTTCCCTAAAACGGACTGACATGGGAAACATTAAAGTTGGATTGACACCAGCTAATCAGTCTGAAG GAATCACAGAACCAGAAGGGAGACCACTGAGGAGGAGTTCTGTAAGTTCACTGGTGACCTCAGCTGTCAAGTTCCTGGATGTGG atggcAACAGACCAGAGAACCTGAATGACACCATTACTCTGGAGCCATGCCCTGCTGCATCAGCTGAAACATCAAGCCATCCAcctcacccctcctcctccacgTCCACCACTATGTACAACCATTACTCCAGCTCTTGGGTCTCACACTTACAGATTCCTTGGGAAAGATTTCCACTCCGACTGTCGCATGCAATCACAAGAGGAGACAGAGCTCATCCAGAGGACAGGAGAAGTATGGTCAGAATTGTTGTGGAGGCCATGCAAGTTCACTGCAGGAACCCTAAACGTGCATCTTGTGAAGAAGTTGCTAAAATCATTGTAAACAGATACCCTCAGACATTTGCAGATTTTACTGACAAGGAGAAAAGACTGGGTTGTGGACATTATTCACTACTAAGAAGCATCAAATCTAGAGTTGAACATGTTAATCGAGATAATACAACACATAGACTTCGTCAAACAAAGAGAACCAGGAATGAGGAAGACTGCAGTCCCAACAGTAATGCAACCTCACCTAAAAAAGTTAGATGCCTTGTTGATAGCTATGGTTGTATAAATTGGCAGCCAGTTGACCTTCCTGAGGGGGAAACGCCAGCTTCTTTAGAGGAAAAGAAGCACATCTTGTTAACAATTTTTAATTCAGAAGGACCTGGAGCTGTGGAGAGACCTGATGTGGATGACTTCATGTGCCTCACATATATTTCTCAGCGGCAACTTATCAACAGTTGTCCCTCACTTTCAGTAGCTGAAATTCAGGAGCAGTGGCCATTCTTATTTACTCGGAAAGGTCTTTCGAACCACTTTCACAAACTCACAGGCATCGATATCAGTGAGCGCTTAGGTCAGGCCCTCATAACCAAAGGCAGAAGGATTATTAACTATTTCTCCAGCCAGAAGCTCAAATGGAACCTTGGTATAAGGACACTCATCCAGCAGATAGAAAGTGAGGGAGTTTTGACCAACAACAAGGTTGGCACAGCAGCCATACTTCTCATGATGAAGTATTACAAGGAAGATGAAGACTCCCTCTTTGTCTTAGCAGAT GAAACATCTACCAGGATGTCCCTTGAAGCAGAGAGCAACCTGCCAATCACTCCAAGGCTGATTATGCTTG GACAAAGTTTAATGACCACCACCTGCTGGATGGTGAGTGCAGAGGGACGTGTAATTGTTGAGCTGGACAAAGAGAACACCTTTGCTGATGCGATGTCAGTCTTCTTTGGTTCATTCTATGTATTGAACCTGGAATACCAGGAGTCAGCGTGTGCAACATTGGAACTAATTCAGAG GTTTTTTGTAAGGATAAACCCTGAAGAGGGAACAAAATGTACCTCCAAGGTTGGGACAAGCAGAAAGACTGGGACCACTGTGAAGCGAAAGGTTGTTCACATTAACCCTCATGTCACAACTTTCCTCCAGCGGCTTACTGAATTTGAGTGGAAAACTTCAAATTAG
- the LOC120443637 gene encoding uncharacterized protein LOC120443637 isoform X4, protein MREYLKVNETSKLNTFSLKRTDMGNIKVGLTPANQSEGITEPEGRPLRRSSVSSLVTSAVKFLDVGMEIEEELTSLLPAIDREKIICIVEHLMDVIGVQQKSDLLFVEAEDLKPFLTPIQIRKLLLAFKDGNRPENLNDTITLEPCPAASAETSSHPPHPSSSTSTTMYNHYSSSWVSHLQIPWERFPLRLSHAITRGDRAHPEDRRSMVRIVVEAMQVHCRNPKRASCEEVAKIIVNRYPQTFADFTDKEKRLGCGHYSLLRSIKSRVEHVNRDNTTHRLRQTKRTRNEEDCSPNSNATSPKKVRCLVDSYGCINWQPVDLPEGETPASLEEKKHILLTIFNSEGPGAVERPDVDDFMCLTYISQRQLINSCPSLSVAEIQEQWPFLFTRKGLSNHFHKLTGIDISERLGQALITKGRRIINYFSSQKLKWNLGIRTLIQQIESEGVLTNNKVGTAAILLMMKYYKEDEDSLFVLADETSTRMSLEAESNLPITPRLIMLGQSLMTTTCWMVSAEGRVIVELDKENTFADAMSVFFGSFYVLNLEYQESACATLELIQRFFVRINPEEGTKCTSKVGTSRKTGTTVKRKVVHINPHVTTFLQRLTEFEWKTSN, encoded by the exons ATGCGGGAGTATCTCAAAGTAAATGAAACATCTAAACTTAACACTTTTTCCCTAAAACGGACTGACATGGGAAACATTAAAGTTGGATTGACACCAGCTAATCAGTCTGAAG GAATCACAGAACCAGAAGGGAGACCACTGAGGAGGAGTTCTGTAAGTTCACTGGTGACCTCAGCTGTCAAGTTCCTGGATGTGG GGATGGAGATTGAAGAGGAACTCACAAGCCTCCTGCCGGCAAtagacagagagaaaataatCTGCATTGTAGAACATCTGATGGACGTTATCGGCGTACAACAAAAAAGTGACCTTTTGTTTGTGGAGGCGGAAGATCTCAAACCCTTTCTCACACCAATTCAAATACGTAAACTACTTCTTGCATTTAAAG atggcAACAGACCAGAGAACCTGAATGACACCATTACTCTGGAGCCATGCCCTGCTGCATCAGCTGAAACATCAAGCCATCCAcctcacccctcctcctccacgTCCACCACTATGTACAACCATTACTCCAGCTCTTGGGTCTCACACTTACAGATTCCTTGGGAAAGATTTCCACTCCGACTGTCGCATGCAATCACAAGAGGAGACAGAGCTCATCCAGAGGACAGGAGAAGTATGGTCAGAATTGTTGTGGAGGCCATGCAAGTTCACTGCAGGAACCCTAAACGTGCATCTTGTGAAGAAGTTGCTAAAATCATTGTAAACAGATACCCTCAGACATTTGCAGATTTTACTGACAAGGAGAAAAGACTGGGTTGTGGACATTATTCACTACTAAGAAGCATCAAATCTAGAGTTGAACATGTTAATCGAGATAATACAACACATAGACTTCGTCAAACAAAGAGAACCAGGAATGAGGAAGACTGCAGTCCCAACAGTAATGCAACCTCACCTAAAAAAGTTAGATGCCTTGTTGATAGCTATGGTTGTATAAATTGGCAGCCAGTTGACCTTCCTGAGGGGGAAACGCCAGCTTCTTTAGAGGAAAAGAAGCACATCTTGTTAACAATTTTTAATTCAGAAGGACCTGGAGCTGTGGAGAGACCTGATGTGGATGACTTCATGTGCCTCACATATATTTCTCAGCGGCAACTTATCAACAGTTGTCCCTCACTTTCAGTAGCTGAAATTCAGGAGCAGTGGCCATTCTTATTTACTCGGAAAGGTCTTTCGAACCACTTTCACAAACTCACAGGCATCGATATCAGTGAGCGCTTAGGTCAGGCCCTCATAACCAAAGGCAGAAGGATTATTAACTATTTCTCCAGCCAGAAGCTCAAATGGAACCTTGGTATAAGGACACTCATCCAGCAGATAGAAAGTGAGGGAGTTTTGACCAACAACAAGGTTGGCACAGCAGCCATACTTCTCATGATGAAGTATTACAAGGAAGATGAAGACTCCCTCTTTGTCTTAGCAGAT GAAACATCTACCAGGATGTCCCTTGAAGCAGAGAGCAACCTGCCAATCACTCCAAGGCTGATTATGCTTG GACAAAGTTTAATGACCACCACCTGCTGGATGGTGAGTGCAGAGGGACGTGTAATTGTTGAGCTGGACAAAGAGAACACCTTTGCTGATGCGATGTCAGTCTTCTTTGGTTCATTCTATGTATTGAACCTGGAATACCAGGAGTCAGCGTGTGCAACATTGGAACTAATTCAGAG GTTTTTTGTAAGGATAAACCCTGAAGAGGGAACAAAATGTACCTCCAAGGTTGGGACAAGCAGAAAGACTGGGACCACTGTGAAGCGAAAGGTTGTTCACATTAACCCTCATGTCACAACTTTCCTCCAGCGGCTTACTGAATTTGAGTGGAAAACTTCAAATTAG
- the LOC120443637 gene encoding uncharacterized protein LOC120443637 isoform X3 has product MSFWIGITEPEGRPLRRSSVSSLVTSAVKFLDVVQIIGEASDYNHHLYNAVIQEAVAKAGCTNQTTLDVSAVVYKGMEIEEELTSLLPAIDREKIICIVEHLMDVIGVQQKSDLLFVEAEDLKPFLTPIQIRKLLLAFKDGNRPENLNDTITLEPCPAASAETSSHPPHPSSSTSTTMYNHYSSSWVSHLQIPWERFPLRLSHAITRGDRAHPEDRRSMVRIVVEAMQVHCRNPKRASCEEVAKIIVNRYPQTFADFTDKEKRLGCGHYSLLRSIKSRVEHVNRDNTTHRLRQTKRTRNEEDCSPNSNATSPKKVRCLVDSYGCINWQPVDLPEGETPASLEEKKHILLTIFNSEGPGAVERPDVDDFMCLTYISQRQLINSCPSLSVAEIQEQWPFLFTRKGLSNHFHKLTGIDISERLGQALITKGRRIINYFSSQKLKWNLGIRTLIQQIESEGVLTNNKVGTAAILLMMKYYKEDEDSLFVLADETSTRMSLEAESNLPITPRLIMLGQSLMTTTCWMVSAEGRVIVELDKENTFADAMSVFFGSFYVLNLEYQESACATLELIQRFFVRINPEEGTKCTSKVGTSRKTGTTVKRKVVHINPHVTTFLQRLTEFEWKTSN; this is encoded by the exons ATGTCATTTTGGATAG GAATCACAGAACCAGAAGGGAGACCACTGAGGAGGAGTTCTGTAAGTTCACTGGTGACCTCAGCTGTCAAGTTCCTGGATGTGG TTCAAATCATTGGAGAAGCAAGTGATTATAATCATCATCTTTACAACGCTGTCATTCAAGAAGCTGTGGCAAAAGCCGGCTGCACTAATCAGACCACTTTGGATGTGTCAGCAGTTGTCTACAAAG GGATGGAGATTGAAGAGGAACTCACAAGCCTCCTGCCGGCAAtagacagagagaaaataatCTGCATTGTAGAACATCTGATGGACGTTATCGGCGTACAACAAAAAAGTGACCTTTTGTTTGTGGAGGCGGAAGATCTCAAACCCTTTCTCACACCAATTCAAATACGTAAACTACTTCTTGCATTTAAAG atggcAACAGACCAGAGAACCTGAATGACACCATTACTCTGGAGCCATGCCCTGCTGCATCAGCTGAAACATCAAGCCATCCAcctcacccctcctcctccacgTCCACCACTATGTACAACCATTACTCCAGCTCTTGGGTCTCACACTTACAGATTCCTTGGGAAAGATTTCCACTCCGACTGTCGCATGCAATCACAAGAGGAGACAGAGCTCATCCAGAGGACAGGAGAAGTATGGTCAGAATTGTTGTGGAGGCCATGCAAGTTCACTGCAGGAACCCTAAACGTGCATCTTGTGAAGAAGTTGCTAAAATCATTGTAAACAGATACCCTCAGACATTTGCAGATTTTACTGACAAGGAGAAAAGACTGGGTTGTGGACATTATTCACTACTAAGAAGCATCAAATCTAGAGTTGAACATGTTAATCGAGATAATACAACACATAGACTTCGTCAAACAAAGAGAACCAGGAATGAGGAAGACTGCAGTCCCAACAGTAATGCAACCTCACCTAAAAAAGTTAGATGCCTTGTTGATAGCTATGGTTGTATAAATTGGCAGCCAGTTGACCTTCCTGAGGGGGAAACGCCAGCTTCTTTAGAGGAAAAGAAGCACATCTTGTTAACAATTTTTAATTCAGAAGGACCTGGAGCTGTGGAGAGACCTGATGTGGATGACTTCATGTGCCTCACATATATTTCTCAGCGGCAACTTATCAACAGTTGTCCCTCACTTTCAGTAGCTGAAATTCAGGAGCAGTGGCCATTCTTATTTACTCGGAAAGGTCTTTCGAACCACTTTCACAAACTCACAGGCATCGATATCAGTGAGCGCTTAGGTCAGGCCCTCATAACCAAAGGCAGAAGGATTATTAACTATTTCTCCAGCCAGAAGCTCAAATGGAACCTTGGTATAAGGACACTCATCCAGCAGATAGAAAGTGAGGGAGTTTTGACCAACAACAAGGTTGGCACAGCAGCCATACTTCTCATGATGAAGTATTACAAGGAAGATGAAGACTCCCTCTTTGTCTTAGCAGAT GAAACATCTACCAGGATGTCCCTTGAAGCAGAGAGCAACCTGCCAATCACTCCAAGGCTGATTATGCTTG GACAAAGTTTAATGACCACCACCTGCTGGATGGTGAGTGCAGAGGGACGTGTAATTGTTGAGCTGGACAAAGAGAACACCTTTGCTGATGCGATGTCAGTCTTCTTTGGTTCATTCTATGTATTGAACCTGGAATACCAGGAGTCAGCGTGTGCAACATTGGAACTAATTCAGAG GTTTTTTGTAAGGATAAACCCTGAAGAGGGAACAAAATGTACCTCCAAGGTTGGGACAAGCAGAAAGACTGGGACCACTGTGAAGCGAAAGGTTGTTCACATTAACCCTCATGTCACAACTTTCCTCCAGCGGCTTACTGAATTTGAGTGGAAAACTTCAAATTAG